From Symphalangus syndactylus isolate Jambi chromosome X, NHGRI_mSymSyn1-v2.1_pri, whole genome shotgun sequence, the proteins below share one genomic window:
- the L1CAM gene encoding neural cell adhesion molecule L1 isoform X2: MVVALRYVWPLLLCSPCLLIQIPEEYEGHHVMEPPVITEQSPRRLVVFPTDDISLKCEASGKPEVQFRWTRDGVHFKPKEELGVTVYQSPHSGSFTITGNNSNFAQRFQGIYRCFASNKLGTAMSHEIRLMAEGAPKWPKETVKPVEVEEGESVVLPCNPPPSAEPLRIYWMNSKILHIKQDERVTMGQNGNLYFANVLTSDNHSDYICHAHFPGTRTIIQKEPIDLRVKATNSMIDRKPRLLFPTNSSSHLVALQGQPLVLECIAEGFPTPTIKWLRPSGPMPADRVTYQNHNKTLQLLKVGEEDDGEYRCLAENSLGSARHAYYVTVEAAPYWLHKPQSHLYGPGETARLDCQVQGRPQPEVTWRINGIPMEELAKDQKYRIQRGALILSNVQPSDTMVTQCEARNRHGLLLANAYIYVVQLPAKILTADNQTYMAVQGSTAYLLCKAFGAPVPSVQWLDEDGTTVLQDERFFPYANGTLGIRDLQANDTGRYFCLVANDQNNVTIVANLKVKDATQITQGPRSAIEKKGSRVTFTCQASFDPSLQPSITWRGDGRDLQELGDSDKYFIEDGRLVIHSLDYSDQGNYSCVASTELDVVESRAQLLVVGSPGPVPWLVLSDLHLLTQSQVRVSWSPAEDHNAPIEKYDIEFEDKEMAPEKWYSLGKVPGNQTSTTLKLSPYVHYTFRVTAINKYGPGEPSPVSETVVTPEAAPEKNPVDVKGEGNETTNMVITWKPLRWMDWNAPQVQYRVQWRPQRTRGPWQEQIVSDPFLVVSNTSTFVPYEIKVQAVNSQGKGPEPQVTIGYSGEDYPQAIPELEGIEIFNSSAVLVKWRPVDLAQVKGHLRGYNVTYWREGSQRKHSKRHIHKDHVVVPANTTSVILSGLRPYSSYHLEVQAFNGRGSGPASEFTFSTPEGVPGHPEALHLECQSNTSLLLRWQPPLSHNGVLTGYVLSYHPLDEGGKGQLSFNLRDPELRTHNLTDLSPHLRYRFQLQATTKEGPGEAIVREGGTMALSGISDFGNISATAGENYSVVSWVPKEGQCNFRFHILFKALGEEKGGASLSPQYVSYNQSSYTQWDLQPDTDYEIHLFKERMFRHQMAVKTNGTGRVRLPPAGFATEGWFIGFVSAIILLLLALLILCFIKRSKGGKYSVKDKEDTQVDSEARPMKDETFGEYSDNEEKAFGSSQPSLNGDIKPLGSDDSLADYGGSVDVQFNEDGSFIGQYSGKKEKEAAGGNDSSGATSPINPAVALE, encoded by the exons ATGAAGGACACCATG TGATGGAGCCACCTGTCATCACGGAACAGTCTCCACGGCGCCTGGTTGTCTTCCCCACAGATGACATCAGCCTCAAGTGTGAGGCCAGTGGCAAGCCTGAAGTGCA GTTCCGCTGGACGAGGGATGGTGTCCACTTCAAACCCAAGGAAGAGCTGGGTGTGACCGTGTACCAGTCGCCCCACTCTGGCTCCTTCACCATCACGGGCAACAACAGCAACTTTGCCCAGAGGTTCCAGGGCATCTACCGCTGCTTTGCCAGCAATAAGCTGGGCACTGCCATGTCCCATGAGATCCGGCTCATGGCCGAGG GTGCCCCCAAGTGGCCAAAGGAGACAGTGAAGCCCGTGGAGGTGGAGGAAGGGGAGTCAGTGGTTCTGCCTTGCAACCCCCCACCAAGTGCGGAGCCTCTCCGGATCTACTGGATGAACAGCA AGATCTTGCACATCAAGCAGGACGAGCGGGTGACGATGGGCCAGAATGGCAACCTCTACTTTGCCAATGTGCTCACTTCCGACAACCACTCAGACTACATCTGCCACGCCCACTTCCCAGGCACCCGGACCATCATTCAGAAGGAACCCATTGACCTCCGGGTCAAGGCCA CCAACAGCATGATTGACAGGAAGCCGCGCCTGCTCTTCCCCACCAACTCCAGCAGCCACCTGGTGGCCTTGCAGGGGCAGCCATTGGTCCTGGAGTGCATTGCAGAGGGCTT TCCCACGCCCACCATCAAATGGCTGCGCCCCAGCGGCCCCATGCCAGCCGACCGTGTCACCTACCAGAACCACAACAAGACCCTGCAGCTACTGAAAGTGGGTGAGGAGGATGATGGCGAGTACCGCTGCCTGGCCGAGAACTCACTGGGCAGTGCCCGGCACGCCTACTATGTCACCGTGGAGG cTGCCCCGTACTGGCTGCACAAGCCCCAGAGCCATCTATACGGGCCAGGAGAAACTGCCCGCCTGGACTGCCAAGTCCAGGGCAGGCCCCAACCAGAGGTCACCTGGAGAATCAACGGGAtccccatggagg AGCTGGCCAAGGACCAGAAGTACCGGATTCAGCGTGGCGCCCTGATCCTGAGCAACGTGCAGCCCAGTGACACGATGGTGACCCAGTGTGAGGCCCGCAACCGGCACGGGCTCCTGCTGGCCAATGCCTACATCTACGTTGTCC AGCTGCCAGCCAAGATCCTGACTGCGGACAATCAGACGTACATGGCTGTCCAGGGCAGCACCGCCTACCTTCTGTGCAAGGCCTTCGGAGCGCCTGTGCCCAGTGTTCAGTG GCTGGACGAGGATGGGACAACAGTGCTTCAGGACGAACGCTTCTTCCCCTATGCCAATGGGACCCTGGGCATTCGAGACCTCCAGGCCAATGACACCGGACGCTACTTCTGCCTGGTTGCCAATGACCAAAACAATGTGACCATCGTGGCTAACCTGAAGGTTAAAG ATGCAACTCAGATCACTCAGGGGCCCCGCAGTGCAATTGAGAAGAAAGGTTCGAGGGTGACCTTCACGTGCCAGGCCTCCTTTGACCCCTCCTTGCAGCCCAGCATCACCTGGCGTGGGGACGGTCGAGACCTCCAGGAGCTTGGGGACAGCGACAA GTACTTCATAGAGGATGGGCGCCTGGTCATCCACAGCCTGGACTACAGCGACCAGGGCAACTACAGCTGCGTGGCCAGCACCGAGCTGGATGTGGTGGAGAGTAGGGCACAGCTCTTGGTGGTGG GGAGCCCCGGGCCGGTGCCATGGCTGGTGTTGTCCGACCTGCACCTGCTGACGCAGAGCCAGGTGCGCGTGTCCTGGAGTCCTGCAGAAGACCACAATGCCCCCATTGAGA AATATGACATTGAATTTGAGGACAAGGAAATGGCGCCTGAAAAATGGTACAGTCTGGGCAAGGTTCCAGGGAACCAGACCTCTACCACCCTCAAGCTGTCGCCCTATGTCCACTACACCTTTAGGGTTACTGCCATCAACAAATATGGTCCCGGGGAGCCCAGCCCTGTCTCTGAGACTGTGGTCACACCTGAGGCAG CCCCAGAGAAGAACCCTGTGGATGTGAAGGGGGAAGGGAATGAGACCACCAATATGGTCATCACATGGAAG CCGCTCCGGTGGATGGACTGGAACGCCCCCCAGGTTCAGTACCGCGTGCAGTGGCGCCCTCAGAGGACGCGAGGGCCCTGGCAGGAGCAGATTGTCAGTGACCCCTTCCTGGTGGTGTCCAACACGTCCACCTTCGTGCCCTATGAGATCAAAGTCCAGGCCGTCAACAGCCAGGGCAAGGGACCAGAGCCCCAGGTCACCATCGGCTACTCCGGAGAGGACT ACCCCCAGGCAATCCCTGAGCTGGAAGGCATTGAAATCTTCAACTCAAGTGCCGTGCTGGTCAAGTGGCGGCCGGTGGACCTGGCCCAGGTCAAGGGCCACCTCCGCGGATACAAT GTGACGTACTGGAGGGAGGGCAGTCAGAGGAAGCACAGCAAGAGACATATCCACAAAGACCATGTGGTGGTGCCCGCCAACACCACCAGTGTCATCCTCAGTGGCTTGCGGCCCTATAGCTCCTACCACCTGGAGGTGCAGGCCTTTAACGGGCGGGGATCGGGGCCCGCCAGCGAGTTCACCTTCAGCACCCCAGAGGGAG TGCCTGGCCACCCCGAGGCGTTGCACCTGGAGTGCCAGTCGAACACCAGCTTGCTGCTGCGCTGGCAGCCCCCACTCAGCCACAACGGCGTGCTCACCGGCTACGTGCTCTCCTACCACCCCT TGGATGAGGGGGGCAAGGGGCAGCTGTCCTTCAACCTTCGGGACCCCGAACTTCGGACACACAACCTGACCGATCTCAGCCCCCACCTGCGGTACCGCTTCCAGCTTCAGGCCACCACCAAAGAGGGTCCTGGTGAAGCCATCGTACGGGAAGGAGGCACTATGGCCTTGTCTG GGATCTCAGATTTTGGCAACATCTCAGCCACAGCAGGTGAAAACTACAGTGTCGTCTCCTGGGTCCCCAAGGAGGGCCAGTGCAACTTCAGGTTCCATATCTTGTTCAAAGCCTTGGGAG AAGAGAAGGGTGGGGCTTCCCTCTCACCACAGTATGTCAGCTACAACCAGAGCTCCTACACGCAGTGGGACCTGCAGCCTGACACTGACTATGAGATCCACTTGTTTAAGGAGAGGATGTTCCGGCACCAGATGGCTGTGAAGACCAACGGCACAG GCCGCGTGAGGCTCCCTCCTGCTGGCTTCGCCACTGAGGGCTGGTTCATCGGTTTTGTGAGTGCCATCATCCTCCTGCTCCTCGCCCTGCTCATCCTCTGCTTCATCAAGCGCAGCAAGGGCGGCAAATACTCAG TGAAGGATAAGGAGGACACCCAGGTGGACTCTGAGGCCCGACCGATGAAAGATGAGACCTTCGGCGAGTACAG TGACAACGAGGAGAAGGCCTTTGGCAGCAGCCAGCCATCGCTCAACGGGGACATCAAGCCCCTGGGCAGTGACGACAGCCTGGCCGATTATGGGGGCAGCGTGGATGTTCAGTTCAACGAGGATGGTTCCTTCATTGGCCAGTACAGTggcaagaaggagaaggaggcggCAGGGGGCAATGACAGCTCAGGGGCCACCTCCCCCATCAACCCTGCCGTGGCCCTAGAATAG
- the L1CAM gene encoding neural cell adhesion molecule L1 isoform X4, with translation MVVALRYVWPLLLCSPCLLIQIPEELMEPPVITEQSPRRLVVFPTDDISLKCEASGKPEVQFRWTRDGVHFKPKEELGVTVYQSPHSGSFTITGNNSNFAQRFQGIYRCFASNKLGTAMSHEIRLMAEGAPKWPKETVKPVEVEEGESVVLPCNPPPSAEPLRIYWMNSKILHIKQDERVTMGQNGNLYFANVLTSDNHSDYICHAHFPGTRTIIQKEPIDLRVKATNSMIDRKPRLLFPTNSSSHLVALQGQPLVLECIAEGFPTPTIKWLRPSGPMPADRVTYQNHNKTLQLLKVGEEDDGEYRCLAENSLGSARHAYYVTVEAAPYWLHKPQSHLYGPGETARLDCQVQGRPQPEVTWRINGIPMEELAKDQKYRIQRGALILSNVQPSDTMVTQCEARNRHGLLLANAYIYVVQLPAKILTADNQTYMAVQGSTAYLLCKAFGAPVPSVQWLDEDGTTVLQDERFFPYANGTLGIRDLQANDTGRYFCLVANDQNNVTIVANLKVKDATQITQGPRSAIEKKGSRVTFTCQASFDPSLQPSITWRGDGRDLQELGDSDKYFIEDGRLVIHSLDYSDQGNYSCVASTELDVVESRAQLLVVGSPGPVPWLVLSDLHLLTQSQVRVSWSPAEDHNAPIEKYDIEFEDKEMAPEKWYSLGKVPGNQTSTTLKLSPYVHYTFRVTAINKYGPGEPSPVSETVVTPEAAPEKNPVDVKGEGNETTNMVITWKPLRWMDWNAPQVQYRVQWRPQRTRGPWQEQIVSDPFLVVSNTSTFVPYEIKVQAVNSQGKGPEPQVTIGYSGEDYPQAIPELEGIEIFNSSAVLVKWRPVDLAQVKGHLRGYNVTYWREGSQRKHSKRHIHKDHVVVPANTTSVILSGLRPYSSYHLEVQAFNGRGSGPASEFTFSTPEGVPGHPEALHLECQSNTSLLLRWQPPLSHNGVLTGYVLSYHPLDEGGKGQLSFNLRDPELRTHNLTDLSPHLRYRFQLQATTKEGPGEAIVREGGTMALSGISDFGNISATAGENYSVVSWVPKEGQCNFRFHILFKALGEEKGGASLSPQYVSYNQSSYTQWDLQPDTDYEIHLFKERMFRHQMAVKTNGTGRVRLPPAGFATEGWFIGFVSAIILLLLALLILCFIKRSKGGKYSVKDKEDTQVDSEARPMKDETFGEYSDNEEKAFGSSQPSLNGDIKPLGSDDSLADYGGSVDVQFNEDGSFIGQYSGKKEKEAAGGNDSSGATSPINPAVALE, from the exons TGATGGAGCCACCTGTCATCACGGAACAGTCTCCACGGCGCCTGGTTGTCTTCCCCACAGATGACATCAGCCTCAAGTGTGAGGCCAGTGGCAAGCCTGAAGTGCA GTTCCGCTGGACGAGGGATGGTGTCCACTTCAAACCCAAGGAAGAGCTGGGTGTGACCGTGTACCAGTCGCCCCACTCTGGCTCCTTCACCATCACGGGCAACAACAGCAACTTTGCCCAGAGGTTCCAGGGCATCTACCGCTGCTTTGCCAGCAATAAGCTGGGCACTGCCATGTCCCATGAGATCCGGCTCATGGCCGAGG GTGCCCCCAAGTGGCCAAAGGAGACAGTGAAGCCCGTGGAGGTGGAGGAAGGGGAGTCAGTGGTTCTGCCTTGCAACCCCCCACCAAGTGCGGAGCCTCTCCGGATCTACTGGATGAACAGCA AGATCTTGCACATCAAGCAGGACGAGCGGGTGACGATGGGCCAGAATGGCAACCTCTACTTTGCCAATGTGCTCACTTCCGACAACCACTCAGACTACATCTGCCACGCCCACTTCCCAGGCACCCGGACCATCATTCAGAAGGAACCCATTGACCTCCGGGTCAAGGCCA CCAACAGCATGATTGACAGGAAGCCGCGCCTGCTCTTCCCCACCAACTCCAGCAGCCACCTGGTGGCCTTGCAGGGGCAGCCATTGGTCCTGGAGTGCATTGCAGAGGGCTT TCCCACGCCCACCATCAAATGGCTGCGCCCCAGCGGCCCCATGCCAGCCGACCGTGTCACCTACCAGAACCACAACAAGACCCTGCAGCTACTGAAAGTGGGTGAGGAGGATGATGGCGAGTACCGCTGCCTGGCCGAGAACTCACTGGGCAGTGCCCGGCACGCCTACTATGTCACCGTGGAGG cTGCCCCGTACTGGCTGCACAAGCCCCAGAGCCATCTATACGGGCCAGGAGAAACTGCCCGCCTGGACTGCCAAGTCCAGGGCAGGCCCCAACCAGAGGTCACCTGGAGAATCAACGGGAtccccatggagg AGCTGGCCAAGGACCAGAAGTACCGGATTCAGCGTGGCGCCCTGATCCTGAGCAACGTGCAGCCCAGTGACACGATGGTGACCCAGTGTGAGGCCCGCAACCGGCACGGGCTCCTGCTGGCCAATGCCTACATCTACGTTGTCC AGCTGCCAGCCAAGATCCTGACTGCGGACAATCAGACGTACATGGCTGTCCAGGGCAGCACCGCCTACCTTCTGTGCAAGGCCTTCGGAGCGCCTGTGCCCAGTGTTCAGTG GCTGGACGAGGATGGGACAACAGTGCTTCAGGACGAACGCTTCTTCCCCTATGCCAATGGGACCCTGGGCATTCGAGACCTCCAGGCCAATGACACCGGACGCTACTTCTGCCTGGTTGCCAATGACCAAAACAATGTGACCATCGTGGCTAACCTGAAGGTTAAAG ATGCAACTCAGATCACTCAGGGGCCCCGCAGTGCAATTGAGAAGAAAGGTTCGAGGGTGACCTTCACGTGCCAGGCCTCCTTTGACCCCTCCTTGCAGCCCAGCATCACCTGGCGTGGGGACGGTCGAGACCTCCAGGAGCTTGGGGACAGCGACAA GTACTTCATAGAGGATGGGCGCCTGGTCATCCACAGCCTGGACTACAGCGACCAGGGCAACTACAGCTGCGTGGCCAGCACCGAGCTGGATGTGGTGGAGAGTAGGGCACAGCTCTTGGTGGTGG GGAGCCCCGGGCCGGTGCCATGGCTGGTGTTGTCCGACCTGCACCTGCTGACGCAGAGCCAGGTGCGCGTGTCCTGGAGTCCTGCAGAAGACCACAATGCCCCCATTGAGA AATATGACATTGAATTTGAGGACAAGGAAATGGCGCCTGAAAAATGGTACAGTCTGGGCAAGGTTCCAGGGAACCAGACCTCTACCACCCTCAAGCTGTCGCCCTATGTCCACTACACCTTTAGGGTTACTGCCATCAACAAATATGGTCCCGGGGAGCCCAGCCCTGTCTCTGAGACTGTGGTCACACCTGAGGCAG CCCCAGAGAAGAACCCTGTGGATGTGAAGGGGGAAGGGAATGAGACCACCAATATGGTCATCACATGGAAG CCGCTCCGGTGGATGGACTGGAACGCCCCCCAGGTTCAGTACCGCGTGCAGTGGCGCCCTCAGAGGACGCGAGGGCCCTGGCAGGAGCAGATTGTCAGTGACCCCTTCCTGGTGGTGTCCAACACGTCCACCTTCGTGCCCTATGAGATCAAAGTCCAGGCCGTCAACAGCCAGGGCAAGGGACCAGAGCCCCAGGTCACCATCGGCTACTCCGGAGAGGACT ACCCCCAGGCAATCCCTGAGCTGGAAGGCATTGAAATCTTCAACTCAAGTGCCGTGCTGGTCAAGTGGCGGCCGGTGGACCTGGCCCAGGTCAAGGGCCACCTCCGCGGATACAAT GTGACGTACTGGAGGGAGGGCAGTCAGAGGAAGCACAGCAAGAGACATATCCACAAAGACCATGTGGTGGTGCCCGCCAACACCACCAGTGTCATCCTCAGTGGCTTGCGGCCCTATAGCTCCTACCACCTGGAGGTGCAGGCCTTTAACGGGCGGGGATCGGGGCCCGCCAGCGAGTTCACCTTCAGCACCCCAGAGGGAG TGCCTGGCCACCCCGAGGCGTTGCACCTGGAGTGCCAGTCGAACACCAGCTTGCTGCTGCGCTGGCAGCCCCCACTCAGCCACAACGGCGTGCTCACCGGCTACGTGCTCTCCTACCACCCCT TGGATGAGGGGGGCAAGGGGCAGCTGTCCTTCAACCTTCGGGACCCCGAACTTCGGACACACAACCTGACCGATCTCAGCCCCCACCTGCGGTACCGCTTCCAGCTTCAGGCCACCACCAAAGAGGGTCCTGGTGAAGCCATCGTACGGGAAGGAGGCACTATGGCCTTGTCTG GGATCTCAGATTTTGGCAACATCTCAGCCACAGCAGGTGAAAACTACAGTGTCGTCTCCTGGGTCCCCAAGGAGGGCCAGTGCAACTTCAGGTTCCATATCTTGTTCAAAGCCTTGGGAG AAGAGAAGGGTGGGGCTTCCCTCTCACCACAGTATGTCAGCTACAACCAGAGCTCCTACACGCAGTGGGACCTGCAGCCTGACACTGACTATGAGATCCACTTGTTTAAGGAGAGGATGTTCCGGCACCAGATGGCTGTGAAGACCAACGGCACAG GCCGCGTGAGGCTCCCTCCTGCTGGCTTCGCCACTGAGGGCTGGTTCATCGGTTTTGTGAGTGCCATCATCCTCCTGCTCCTCGCCCTGCTCATCCTCTGCTTCATCAAGCGCAGCAAGGGCGGCAAATACTCAG TGAAGGATAAGGAGGACACCCAGGTGGACTCTGAGGCCCGACCGATGAAAGATGAGACCTTCGGCGAGTACAG TGACAACGAGGAGAAGGCCTTTGGCAGCAGCCAGCCATCGCTCAACGGGGACATCAAGCCCCTGGGCAGTGACGACAGCCTGGCCGATTATGGGGGCAGCGTGGATGTTCAGTTCAACGAGGATGGTTCCTTCATTGGCCAGTACAGTggcaagaaggagaaggaggcggCAGGGGGCAATGACAGCTCAGGGGCCACCTCCCCCATCAACCCTGCCGTGGCCCTAGAATAG
- the L1CAM gene encoding neural cell adhesion molecule L1 isoform X1: MVVALRYVWPLLLCSPCLLIQIPEEYEGHHVMEPPVITEQSPRRLVVFPTDDISLKCEASGKPEVQFRWTRDGVHFKPKEELGVTVYQSPHSGSFTITGNNSNFAQRFQGIYRCFASNKLGTAMSHEIRLMAEGAPKWPKETVKPVEVEEGESVVLPCNPPPSAEPLRIYWMNSKILHIKQDERVTMGQNGNLYFANVLTSDNHSDYICHAHFPGTRTIIQKEPIDLRVKATNSMIDRKPRLLFPTNSSSHLVALQGQPLVLECIAEGFPTPTIKWLRPSGPMPADRVTYQNHNKTLQLLKVGEEDDGEYRCLAENSLGSARHAYYVTVEAAPYWLHKPQSHLYGPGETARLDCQVQGRPQPEVTWRINGIPMEELAKDQKYRIQRGALILSNVQPSDTMVTQCEARNRHGLLLANAYIYVVQLPAKILTADNQTYMAVQGSTAYLLCKAFGAPVPSVQWLDEDGTTVLQDERFFPYANGTLGIRDLQANDTGRYFCLVANDQNNVTIVANLKVKDATQITQGPRSAIEKKGSRVTFTCQASFDPSLQPSITWRGDGRDLQELGDSDKYFIEDGRLVIHSLDYSDQGNYSCVASTELDVVESRAQLLVVGSPGPVPWLVLSDLHLLTQSQVRVSWSPAEDHNAPIEKYDIEFEDKEMAPEKWYSLGKVPGNQTSTTLKLSPYVHYTFRVTAINKYGPGEPSPVSETVVTPEAAPEKNPVDVKGEGNETTNMVITWKPLRWMDWNAPQVQYRVQWRPQRTRGPWQEQIVSDPFLVVSNTSTFVPYEIKVQAVNSQGKGPEPQVTIGYSGEDYPQAIPELEGIEIFNSSAVLVKWRPVDLAQVKGHLRGYNVTYWREGSQRKHSKRHIHKDHVVVPANTTSVILSGLRPYSSYHLEVQAFNGRGSGPASEFTFSTPEGVPGHPEALHLECQSNTSLLLRWQPPLSHNGVLTGYVLSYHPLDEGGKGQLSFNLRDPELRTHNLTDLSPHLRYRFQLQATTKEGPGEAIVREGGTMALSGISDFGNISATAGENYSVVSWVPKEGQCNFRFHILFKALGEEKGGASLSPQYVSYNQSSYTQWDLQPDTDYEIHLFKERMFRHQMAVKTNGTGRVRLPPAGFATEGWFIGFVSAIILLLLALLILCFIKRSKGGKYSVKDKEDTQVDSEARPMKDETFGEYRSLESDNEEKAFGSSQPSLNGDIKPLGSDDSLADYGGSVDVQFNEDGSFIGQYSGKKEKEAAGGNDSSGATSPINPAVALE; encoded by the exons ATGAAGGACACCATG TGATGGAGCCACCTGTCATCACGGAACAGTCTCCACGGCGCCTGGTTGTCTTCCCCACAGATGACATCAGCCTCAAGTGTGAGGCCAGTGGCAAGCCTGAAGTGCA GTTCCGCTGGACGAGGGATGGTGTCCACTTCAAACCCAAGGAAGAGCTGGGTGTGACCGTGTACCAGTCGCCCCACTCTGGCTCCTTCACCATCACGGGCAACAACAGCAACTTTGCCCAGAGGTTCCAGGGCATCTACCGCTGCTTTGCCAGCAATAAGCTGGGCACTGCCATGTCCCATGAGATCCGGCTCATGGCCGAGG GTGCCCCCAAGTGGCCAAAGGAGACAGTGAAGCCCGTGGAGGTGGAGGAAGGGGAGTCAGTGGTTCTGCCTTGCAACCCCCCACCAAGTGCGGAGCCTCTCCGGATCTACTGGATGAACAGCA AGATCTTGCACATCAAGCAGGACGAGCGGGTGACGATGGGCCAGAATGGCAACCTCTACTTTGCCAATGTGCTCACTTCCGACAACCACTCAGACTACATCTGCCACGCCCACTTCCCAGGCACCCGGACCATCATTCAGAAGGAACCCATTGACCTCCGGGTCAAGGCCA CCAACAGCATGATTGACAGGAAGCCGCGCCTGCTCTTCCCCACCAACTCCAGCAGCCACCTGGTGGCCTTGCAGGGGCAGCCATTGGTCCTGGAGTGCATTGCAGAGGGCTT TCCCACGCCCACCATCAAATGGCTGCGCCCCAGCGGCCCCATGCCAGCCGACCGTGTCACCTACCAGAACCACAACAAGACCCTGCAGCTACTGAAAGTGGGTGAGGAGGATGATGGCGAGTACCGCTGCCTGGCCGAGAACTCACTGGGCAGTGCCCGGCACGCCTACTATGTCACCGTGGAGG cTGCCCCGTACTGGCTGCACAAGCCCCAGAGCCATCTATACGGGCCAGGAGAAACTGCCCGCCTGGACTGCCAAGTCCAGGGCAGGCCCCAACCAGAGGTCACCTGGAGAATCAACGGGAtccccatggagg AGCTGGCCAAGGACCAGAAGTACCGGATTCAGCGTGGCGCCCTGATCCTGAGCAACGTGCAGCCCAGTGACACGATGGTGACCCAGTGTGAGGCCCGCAACCGGCACGGGCTCCTGCTGGCCAATGCCTACATCTACGTTGTCC AGCTGCCAGCCAAGATCCTGACTGCGGACAATCAGACGTACATGGCTGTCCAGGGCAGCACCGCCTACCTTCTGTGCAAGGCCTTCGGAGCGCCTGTGCCCAGTGTTCAGTG GCTGGACGAGGATGGGACAACAGTGCTTCAGGACGAACGCTTCTTCCCCTATGCCAATGGGACCCTGGGCATTCGAGACCTCCAGGCCAATGACACCGGACGCTACTTCTGCCTGGTTGCCAATGACCAAAACAATGTGACCATCGTGGCTAACCTGAAGGTTAAAG ATGCAACTCAGATCACTCAGGGGCCCCGCAGTGCAATTGAGAAGAAAGGTTCGAGGGTGACCTTCACGTGCCAGGCCTCCTTTGACCCCTCCTTGCAGCCCAGCATCACCTGGCGTGGGGACGGTCGAGACCTCCAGGAGCTTGGGGACAGCGACAA GTACTTCATAGAGGATGGGCGCCTGGTCATCCACAGCCTGGACTACAGCGACCAGGGCAACTACAGCTGCGTGGCCAGCACCGAGCTGGATGTGGTGGAGAGTAGGGCACAGCTCTTGGTGGTGG GGAGCCCCGGGCCGGTGCCATGGCTGGTGTTGTCCGACCTGCACCTGCTGACGCAGAGCCAGGTGCGCGTGTCCTGGAGTCCTGCAGAAGACCACAATGCCCCCATTGAGA AATATGACATTGAATTTGAGGACAAGGAAATGGCGCCTGAAAAATGGTACAGTCTGGGCAAGGTTCCAGGGAACCAGACCTCTACCACCCTCAAGCTGTCGCCCTATGTCCACTACACCTTTAGGGTTACTGCCATCAACAAATATGGTCCCGGGGAGCCCAGCCCTGTCTCTGAGACTGTGGTCACACCTGAGGCAG CCCCAGAGAAGAACCCTGTGGATGTGAAGGGGGAAGGGAATGAGACCACCAATATGGTCATCACATGGAAG CCGCTCCGGTGGATGGACTGGAACGCCCCCCAGGTTCAGTACCGCGTGCAGTGGCGCCCTCAGAGGACGCGAGGGCCCTGGCAGGAGCAGATTGTCAGTGACCCCTTCCTGGTGGTGTCCAACACGTCCACCTTCGTGCCCTATGAGATCAAAGTCCAGGCCGTCAACAGCCAGGGCAAGGGACCAGAGCCCCAGGTCACCATCGGCTACTCCGGAGAGGACT ACCCCCAGGCAATCCCTGAGCTGGAAGGCATTGAAATCTTCAACTCAAGTGCCGTGCTGGTCAAGTGGCGGCCGGTGGACCTGGCCCAGGTCAAGGGCCACCTCCGCGGATACAAT GTGACGTACTGGAGGGAGGGCAGTCAGAGGAAGCACAGCAAGAGACATATCCACAAAGACCATGTGGTGGTGCCCGCCAACACCACCAGTGTCATCCTCAGTGGCTTGCGGCCCTATAGCTCCTACCACCTGGAGGTGCAGGCCTTTAACGGGCGGGGATCGGGGCCCGCCAGCGAGTTCACCTTCAGCACCCCAGAGGGAG TGCCTGGCCACCCCGAGGCGTTGCACCTGGAGTGCCAGTCGAACACCAGCTTGCTGCTGCGCTGGCAGCCCCCACTCAGCCACAACGGCGTGCTCACCGGCTACGTGCTCTCCTACCACCCCT TGGATGAGGGGGGCAAGGGGCAGCTGTCCTTCAACCTTCGGGACCCCGAACTTCGGACACACAACCTGACCGATCTCAGCCCCCACCTGCGGTACCGCTTCCAGCTTCAGGCCACCACCAAAGAGGGTCCTGGTGAAGCCATCGTACGGGAAGGAGGCACTATGGCCTTGTCTG GGATCTCAGATTTTGGCAACATCTCAGCCACAGCAGGTGAAAACTACAGTGTCGTCTCCTGGGTCCCCAAGGAGGGCCAGTGCAACTTCAGGTTCCATATCTTGTTCAAAGCCTTGGGAG AAGAGAAGGGTGGGGCTTCCCTCTCACCACAGTATGTCAGCTACAACCAGAGCTCCTACACGCAGTGGGACCTGCAGCCTGACACTGACTATGAGATCCACTTGTTTAAGGAGAGGATGTTCCGGCACCAGATGGCTGTGAAGACCAACGGCACAG GCCGCGTGAGGCTCCCTCCTGCTGGCTTCGCCACTGAGGGCTGGTTCATCGGTTTTGTGAGTGCCATCATCCTCCTGCTCCTCGCCCTGCTCATCCTCTGCTTCATCAAGCGCAGCAAGGGCGGCAAATACTCAG TGAAGGATAAGGAGGACACCCAGGTGGACTCTGAGGCCCGACCGATGAAAGATGAGACCTTCGGCGAGTACAG GTCCCTGGAGAG TGACAACGAGGAGAAGGCCTTTGGCAGCAGCCAGCCATCGCTCAACGGGGACATCAAGCCCCTGGGCAGTGACGACAGCCTGGCCGATTATGGGGGCAGCGTGGATGTTCAGTTCAACGAGGATGGTTCCTTCATTGGCCAGTACAGTggcaagaaggagaaggaggcggCAGGGGGCAATGACAGCTCAGGGGCCACCTCCCCCATCAACCCTGCCGTGGCCCTAGAATAG